In Gopherus flavomarginatus isolate rGopFla2 chromosome 1, rGopFla2.mat.asm, whole genome shotgun sequence, a single genomic region encodes these proteins:
- the LOC127052292 gene encoding copper transport protein ATOX1-like: MPKHKFSVDMTCEGCSSLVTHILNKLGGVQFETDLLNKKVCIDSEHSTDTLLATLKKNRNSISYLGEK, encoded by the coding sequence ATGCCGAAGCACAAGTTCTCCGTCGACATGACCTGTGAAGGGTGCTCCAGCTTGGTCACACACATTCTCAACAAGCTGGGAGGTGTCCAGTTTGAGACTGACCTGCTCAACAAGAAGGTGTGCATCGACTCAGAGCACAGCACCGACACCTTGCTGGCCACACTGAAGAAAAATAGGAACAGCATCTCCTACCTGGGGGAGAAATAA